In a single window of the Gossypium hirsutum isolate 1008001.06 chromosome D02, Gossypium_hirsutum_v2.1, whole genome shotgun sequence genome:
- the LOC121214892 gene encoding DELLA protein RGA2, whose protein sequence is MASSFFDPALRLLPSCAKAIEDGDLKSADDLLQKILILVDERPYACQSRVVKYFADALVRRAYGLHPASSYFTFPVDPAPYYHYNSYHINGVIKKVIDDALMGNRRLHLIDFSIPYYSFQGSVLRTLPNFFGYPLPVRVSYILPPFLKKLLFQ, encoded by the coding sequence atggcttcttctttttttgaccCCGCCTTGAGATTGTTACCATCCTGCGCTAAAGCTATTGAAGATGGGGATCTGAAAAGCGCCGATGATTTGCTTCAGAAAATCTTGATTCTTGTTGATGAGAGACCCTACGCATGTCAAAGCAGAGTGGTGAAATACTTTGCGGACGCTCTGGTTCGCCGAGCCTACGGACTGCATCCCGCTTCTTCCTACTTCACTTTCCCGGTGGATCCTGCACCATATTATCATTATAACAGCTACCATATTAATGGCGTCATAAAAAAAGTTATCGATGATGCTTTGATGGGAAACAGGCGATTGCACCTCATTGATTTCTCCATCCCGTATTACAGTTTTCAGGGTTCAGTTCTTCGTACACTACCGAACTTCTTCGGCTATCCTCTACCCGTCCGTGTAAGTTACATACTTCCACCATTTCTGAAAAaactgttgttccaatag